The Streptomyces halobius genomic interval GTCGCCCATGACGCCACCGCGGCCACCGCCCTCGATCTGCACCCCGAGGACGTCTACTGGTGCACCACCGACCCCGGCTGGGTCACCGGGATGTCGTACGGCGTCATCGCACCACTCGCCCGTGGTGTGACGGTCGTTGTCGAGGAAGGCGTCGAGGGGAACGACGTCGATGAAGGCGGGGTTGATCACGAGGAGGCCGATGAGGTCCGGCGCTGGTACCGGATCCTCGACGAGGAGCGGGTCAGCGTCTGGTACACGGTGCCGACCGTCCTGCGCAGGCTGATGCGCGCCGCCCCGCGGCAGGGCCCGTACGCACTGCCGGACGGCGACGAACTGCCGGGCGGCGAAGAACCGACGGCCGGCGAAGGTCTGGCGGGCTCCGGCGGGCTGTCGGATGCCCATGTCGCACCGGACGCCTACGATCTGTCCGCGCTGCGGTTCATCGCCTCGGCGGGCGAGCCGCTCAACCCCGACGTCGTGGTGTGGAGCCGGGACGTCCTCGGGCTGCCCGTGCACGACAACTGGTCGCAGACGGAGACCGGTTGCATCATGATCGCCAATCTCGCGTCCGCCGACATCCGCCCCGGCTCGATGGGGCGGCCGCTGCCCGGTGTCGAGGCGGCGGTCCTGGGACGCGGCGACGACGGGCGCGCGCGGCCCGCCGACGGTCGGGTGATGGTGCTGGAAAACCCGGACACCGAAGGCGAGTTGGCTTTGCGTCGCGGCTGGCCGTCGATGTTCCGCGGCTATCTGCACGACGAGGAACGCTATGCGGCCGCGTTCGCCGACGGCTGGTATCTGACCGGTGACCTCGTCCGGCGCGACAAGGACGGCTGGTACTGGTTCGTCGGGCGCGCCGAGGACGTCATCACGTCGGATGGCCACCTGATCGGCCCGTTCGAGGTGGAAAGCGCGCTGCTGGGGCACCCGTCCGTCGCCGAGGCCGGGGTGATCGGCCGCCCCGACCCGGTGACCGGAGAGAGCGTGAAGGCGTTTGTGTCGCTCGGTCCCGGCGTCGAGCCGACGCCGGCGCTGGAACGGGAGCTGCTGGCCTTCGCCCGCCGGAGGCTCGGTCCCGCGATGGCGCCCAGGGAGATCACCTTCGAACCGCACCTGCCCAGGACCCGAAGCGGGAAGATTCTGCGGCGGCTGCTGCGCGCCCGTGAACTCGGCCAGCCCGCCGACGATCCGTCCGACCAGGAGGGATCCGGATGAGTGAGCGCGGCGTGGGGGTCCCCCCGGCCGGAGGCCGGAGGAGAGTCGTCCAGAGGCGCGCGCCGAGCCGGGGGCGCCTCCCGGCCGAAGTCCCCCGGCTACCGCTGGGAGGTGCCCACAGGGGGCGCGAGACCGAGCGAAGCGAGGTTTCGGCGTGAGCGCCTGTCACGGCATCCGCAGGCGCAGGATCGAAGCCATCGCGCAGTACGGGGCCCGGTCCGTCGCGGACTTCGCCATGCCGCCCCTCGGCGCGGACGTGGACGCGGGAACGCTGCGGGAGTGGCTGGTGGGGGCCGGCGACGAGGTCGGCGAGGGCGATCCGGTCGCGGTCGTCGAGGCCGCCGACTCCACCATCGAGGTGGAGGCCCCGGTCTCCGGGACGGTGCAGCGGCCGCTCGTCGACGCGGGCATGCGGGTTCCGGTGGGAACACCCCTCGCACGGATCGTCCCGTCGGAGGTGATGCCGGAGAAGCAGGGCGGGGCGGCCGCGCCGACGACCGGGCCAACGGCCGTCACCCTTGGGCCTCTTGCTCCCCCGGCTCCCGAAGACGCGCACACCGAGGTGGGCCCCTTGGTCCGGCATCTCGCCGAGCGGCGGGGCGTCGACCTGGACACCGTGGAGGGGTCCGGGCGCGGCGGCCGCGTCACCCGGGCCGACGTCGACCAGGCCATCGACGCCATCGCCCGGCCGCCGCAT includes:
- a CDS encoding AMP-binding protein gives rise to the protein MTWETIRKSTAPRVAPNLADYDRARLGFTWAQARAALAGLPGGGGLNMAYEAVDRHLAAGQGGHAALRCVARDGSVSTVTYAELARRTARFANVLNSLGIGHGDRVFTLLGRGPELFTAVLGTLKNTSVVCPLCSALDSGQVARQLRTGAAKVLVTSAELYRRNVAGHRDALPGLAHVLIVGPGAEELPGTLSFDARMADASDRFITPPTAPEDAALLHFTSGTSGPPKGVTHVHGAVVAHDATAATALDLHPEDVYWCTTDPGWVTGMSYGVIAPLARGVTVVVEEGVEGNDVDEGGVDHEEADEVRRWYRILDEERVSVWYTVPTVLRRLMRAAPRQGPYALPDGDELPGGEEPTAGEGLAGSGGLSDAHVAPDAYDLSALRFIASAGEPLNPDVVVWSRDVLGLPVHDNWSQTETGCIMIANLASADIRPGSMGRPLPGVEAAVLGRGDDGRARPADGRVMVLENPDTEGELALRRGWPSMFRGYLHDEERYAAAFADGWYLTGDLVRRDKDGWYWFVGRAEDVITSDGHLIGPFEVESALLGHPSVAEAGVIGRPDPVTGESVKAFVSLGPGVEPTPALERELLAFARRRLGPAMAPREITFEPHLPRTRSGKILRRLLRARELGQPADDPSDQEGSG